Within the Staphylococcus argenteus genome, the region CGTAAAGTACTGGTGCTACAAATAAGAATGAAAATTCTAATGGCTCAGTGATACCAGTTAAAAATGCAGTTAATCCTGCTGATAGCATTAAACCACCAACAACTTTTTTACGTTCTGGGCGAGCATTTTTATAAATAGCAAATGCTGCCGCTGGTAAACCAAACATCATAAATGGATATTTACCTGTAGTAAATGCACCAGCAGTAAACGGAACACCATCTTTCAATTGTGCCATCCAAATACGTTGGTCACCACGTACTAATTCACCTGCGTGATTAGTATAACTTCCAAATTCAAACCAGAACGGCGAATAGAAAATATGATGTAAACCAAATGGAATTAAAGAACGTTCAATAATTCCGAATATAAACGTTGTTAATGTTAAATTTTTATTTAATAAGAAATTCGATAAACTATTTAATCCATCTTGGATTGGTGGCCACGCAAAGCTTAAAACCACACCTGTTGCAATTGCTACGACCGATGTCACAATCGGTACAAATCGTTTACCTGCAAAGAATCCTAAAAATGGTGGTAGTGTAATGTTATAAAATTTGTTGTAACACCATGCGGCTAATGCACCCATGATAATACCACCAAATACACCCGTTTGTAATGTTGGAATACCTAATACTAAGGCATGTGCTGGATCTTTCGCTGCTTGACTTAATTCTTTTGCACCCTTGGCATATGAGAAAATGTCATCAATTGTAATGTGCAACACTTTCCCCATTGTTGCATTCATAATTAAGTAACCTACTAGCGCCGCTAATGCTGCAACACCGTCTCCTCCTGCTAATCCAAGTGCTGTACCAACCGCAAATAATAATGGCAAGTTATCAAATACGACTTGTCCTGCTGCTTCCATGACCGACGAAATCATTACAATGATATCGTTTTTTAACCATGGTGCAATTTCTACTAATTGTTCGTTGTGCATTGCGTTACCAAACGCTAATAAAATACCAGCTGCTGGTAAAATCGCAACAGGTAACATTAATGCTTTACCGATACGTTGCAATTGTCCAAACAATTTCTTAAACATATAAACATCCCCTATCTCAATTTCCGCTTCCATGTACAAAAAAGCAGGCATGAACAAACAAGACTATCTTCATAGTACGGTTGTTTGCTCATGCCTGCATTACCAGTAACACGCAAGTGATATTTAATTCATAGCCATTATACATATTTATAAAAGCGTTTTCAACAACTTTTTTTAAATTTCACAACCTTTATCATGCGCATCTCTTTGTATATAAAAATAAAACGGTAACTTCTATTTAATTCAAACAGAAATTACCGTTATAACAGTTAAATTAAACTATGACAATCTTTCAATCAGTTATATGAAACGTTTTGCTGCAACTGAAATAGGTGGGATTTGATCTAAATCTAAATGTTTATCTTCAGTAATCGATCTGAATGCCCATTTACCGTAACCAAACGCTTCTTCATTTACAATTTTACCTGGTAATGGCGCTGCATTAGGATCAACATAAACATCTACAATTGTTGGTACATCTTGTGCTAGTGCCTCTTCTACAATAGCATCTACTTCGCTAGCACTTTTAATTGTATAACCTTTACCACCTGCTGCCTCAGCAAATTTCGCATGATCCATATCAGAGAAATCAACCGCATATTCTAATTCACCAGCAGCTTGTTGTTCATATTTAATAAACGCTAATTGCTTATTATTTAAAACAAATACTGTTAATGGTAAATCATATTGTACAGCTGTAGCAAAGTCTTGCATTACCATTTGGAATGCACCGTCACCAGCAATAGCGATGGCTTGTCGATTTGGATATGCAATTTTTGATGCCATTGCACCTGGAAGACCGCAACCCATTGTACCTAACCAACTTGAAATGATGAACTTATTATTTACACCTAAGTTTAAATAACGCGTTGACCAAACAGTTGCTGTACCAACATCTGCTGAAATCACTGCATCATCTTTAATAAATTGATTGATTGATGCCATTAATCTTTCTGGACGTAATGGTTTACTATTATTATTTTTATCTTGTTCCATCCATTTATCCCAAACCGCTTTACGTTCTAACGTTTTGTTTAAGAATGGTCTCTCAGCAACATGTTTAATATTTTCAGTTAACTGATGCAAGGCAATTTTACTATCTCCCACAATACCTACGTTAATATTGAAACGGTGCCCGATATTTTTAGGGTTTGTATCAATTTGAATTGCTTTAATATTCTTCTTAGGTAAGTAATCTACATATGGATAGTTTGTACCAACCATAATTAGTAAGTCAGCATCCTGCATCGTTTGATATGATGTTTTCGTTCCAATTTTACCCAAGTTACCTATACTGTATGGATGATCATCAGGTAATATCGTTTTAGCAGGTAATGTATGAACGACTGGAATTTTAGCCGCTTCAATAAATGCGCGTAACTCATCTTTCGCCTGTTTCGCACCAACACCAACTAACATAACTGGCTTTTTACTTTTATTAATTAATTTAACAGCTTTTTTGATGTCTTTATATTTTGGTGATACAACTGTTGGTCTAGACGTATCAACTGGTTTATTTGTTGTATCTTTAATTTTTTCAGTTAATAGGTCATTAGGACAAATAACAACAGCTACACCCTTTTGTTCATAAGCTGTACGAATCGCTTCATTAACGATTTCAAAAACATTGTCACCTTTTTCAATCTGATGATTAAAAACAGCCACATCTTCACATAATTTTTGTAAATTTGCTTCTTGGAATGCTTTAGTTCCAAGTGCTGTACTATTCGTTTGTCCAGATAAAATTAATTGTGGTACGTTATCCATTTTGGCATCGTACATACCATTTAATAAATGGATTAAACCAGGTCCACCAATACTTAATGCAACACCGATTTTACCTGTAAGTTTCGTATAACCCGCAGCAGCTAAACTTGCTACTTCTTCATGACGTACATGATAAAATTTGAATTGATCTCTTACTGTACGCAAACTATCTACTACTGCGTCAATTGAGTCTCCCGGAATACCATATAAATGATCTATATCCCATGCTTGTAGTGCTTTTACTAATGCTTCATTCGCTTTAATTTTTGCCATTATTACTAATAGCCTCCCTTTCTGTTTATCATTTTAAGTTTCTAATTAATAGAATAATAAAATTAGAACAGGTATTAACACTGAACTAATAACTGCAGTTAAAATCATCCCTATTGAACTAAATGCACCTGATTCTATATCCATTTCTAGTGCTTTAGCTGTGCCAAAAGCATGTGACGCATTCCCATACGTTAAACCTTTAGCAATAGAAGATTCAAATCTTCCAAATCGTAATAACATCGATCCTAAAATACTTCCAATTAAACCAGTTGTGATAATAAAGAGCACGGTCATCGTATCTGTGCCACCTAATTCATGTGACACTTCAATACCAACAGCGGCTGTGATTGAACGGGGCAATAACGTTACTATGACATCTTTTGAATAACCAAATGCTTTAAGTGTTAAGAACACTAACATGAAGTTAAGCATGACGCCAGTTAATACACTTGCAAAAATGATGGAAACATTATCTTTAATTTTCTCTCTATTTTTATAAAGAGGGTATGCTAAACATACGACCGTTGCATTTAAAATATGGTTGATCCAACTGCCACCTTTCATATACCCGTTATAACTAATTCCAAAGATAAGTAATACAAAAATAATACCTAAAGATGCAATTAATGCTGGATTCAAAAATGGATTCGGATATTTTTGTTGTAATCTTTTAGCGAAATAATATAAAACGACAGTCAACAAAATCATTAAACATGCTTGTAGATAATCATTCATATGCATCTATACCTTTACGATGTTTATGTTTAGTAAACATTTTTTCAGCAATAAAGCCTGAAGATAATGCAACGATACATGTACCTATGATAATGACTGCAAAGAAGAGTATATAATTAAGCGTGATTTCAGAAGCAACATCCATAATACCTACAACTGATGGTATAAAGAAAAACACCATTGTTTTTAATAAAAAGTTTGCACCATCTTCTACCCAAGATAGCGGTACAATCTTAAATTGTAATAGTAAATAAAATAAAAATAGACCAACAATGCTGCCGGCTAAAGGAAGATGGAAAATCTTTTGAATTTCTGTGCCAATATAAGTAATCACTATGATGATTCCTAGTTGTAATAGCAGTTTGATTATTAATTGGACTTTTTGCATGGCGCCATCCCTTTCTAAATATGTCTAAATTGTTACAATATCTATTATAAGTATGACTAACGCTTTATAAAAATACTCTTTTTTTATGATTTATATTACTATTTTCTATGGAAACGCTATCCATATTTCACTTCATTTTTATAATAAAAAACACTTATCATTTAAGACTGTAATTCAAATTACCATCACATCTTTTTAAAATGTAACGTCTTAAATAATAAGTGTGTTTATTTATATTTTAACCTAAACGATCCTTTAAAAATTCAATCCATTTTGTCGTAGCGTGGCTTAACTGTTTATCCTTTTTCCAAACGACACCTAATTCCCAATGAACATGTGCATCTTCAATGCGTAATAATTTTACATCTCCGTTCAATTGTTCTGAAATTGATGTCGGTAAAATACTTATGCCTAATTCATTTGTGACTAAATCTTCTATCACATGCCATTGTGAAATTTGCGCAACAGTATTCGGAACAAAGCCAACGTTTTTAGCATTTTCAATAATTTTATCATTCAAGTAAAAGTCTTTATTAAATAAAATGAAATCTTCACCTGCTAAATCTTCGAGTTTAACAGTTTCATATTTTGCGAGTCGATGCTCTCTGCTCACGATAAGTCGCAAATCTTCCTTATCTAAGGTAGTATAATCGAAAATGTGATGATCGACTGGCAATGTTGTCACGCCAATATCCACTTCGTCATTAATAATTTGCTGTTCAATTGTCTTTCCACCATTTTCAATTAAATTATAAGTTACATTTGGATATTGTTGATGAAACGCACCCAGAATATTAATAAGAATTTTCATATTCATGACTGCAGACATTCCCATATTAATATGTCCTGTTTCAAGTCCATTCAAACGTTCCATTTCAGATGGTAAATAATCATATAACGCAACAATTTCTTTACTTTTCTCATAAAAAATCTGGCCTGCATCTGTAAGTATTAAATGTCTTTTACTTCTATCAAATAAGGGCGTGCCCATTTCATTTTCAATATCTTTTATGGCCTTACTAATCGTTGGTTGTGCAATGTATAATGATTTTGATGCATTAGTCATACCACCTTGCTTAACCACTTCAATAAAATATTTCATATGTTTGATATCCACTAACATCATCCTAACTATTTCAACGCGTTTATTTCATTATACACAACTTCTTCAACTTTCAATAAATTTAGATTTATGAAATTGCTTTATAAAAATTTTTATGTAAAATGCACATTCTTTTATGG harbors:
- the ptsG gene encoding glucose-specific PTS transporter subunit IIBC, with amino-acid sequence MFKKLFGQLQRIGKALMLPVAILPAAGILLAFGNAMHNEQLVEIAPWLKNDIIVMISSVMEAAGQVVFDNLPLLFAVGTALGLAGGDGVAALAALVGYLIMNATMGKVLHITIDDIFSYAKGAKELSQAAKDPAHALVLGIPTLQTGVFGGIIMGALAAWCYNKFYNITLPPFLGFFAGKRFVPIVTSVVAIATGVVLSFAWPPIQDGLNSLSNFLLNKNLTLTTFIFGIIERSLIPFGLHHIFYSPFWFEFGSYTNHAGELVRGDQRIWMAQLKDGVPFTAGAFTTGKYPFMMFGLPAAAFAIYKNARPERKKVVGGLMLSAGLTAFLTGITEPLEFSFLFVAPVLYGIHVILAGTSFLVMHLLGVKIGMTFSGGFIDYILYGLLNWDRSHALLVIPVGIVYAVVYYFLFDFAIRKFKLKTPGREDEETEIRNSSVAKLPFDVLDAMGGKENIKHLDACITRLRVEVVDKSKVDVAGIKALGASGVLEVGNNMQAIFGPKSDQIKHDMAKIMSGEITKPSETTVTEEMSDEPVHVEALGSTEIYAPGVGQIIPLSEVPDQVFAGKMMGDGVGFIPEKGEIVAPFDGTVKTIFPTKHAIGLESESGVEVLIHIGIDTVKLNGEGFESLINVDEKVTQGQPLMKVNLAYLKAHAPSIVTPIIITNLEDKKLEIEDVKDVDPGKLIMIVK
- a CDS encoding pyruvate oxidase, which translates into the protein MAKIKANEALVKALQAWDIDHLYGIPGDSIDAVVDSLRTVRDQFKFYHVRHEEVASLAAAGYTKLTGKIGVALSIGGPGLIHLLNGMYDAKMDNVPQLILSGQTNSTALGTKAFQEANLQKLCEDVAVFNHQIEKGDNVFEIVNEAIRTAYEQKGVAVVICPNDLLTEKIKDTTNKPVDTSRPTVVSPKYKDIKKAVKLINKSKKPVMLVGVGAKQAKDELRAFIEAAKIPVVHTLPAKTILPDDHPYSIGNLGKIGTKTSYQTMQDADLLIMVGTNYPYVDYLPKKNIKAIQIDTNPKNIGHRFNINVGIVGDSKIALHQLTENIKHVAERPFLNKTLERKAVWDKWMEQDKNNNSKPLRPERLMASINQFIKDDAVISADVGTATVWSTRYLNLGVNNKFIISSWLGTMGCGLPGAMASKIAYPNRQAIAIAGDGAFQMVMQDFATAVQYDLPLTVFVLNNKQLAFIKYEQQAAGELEYAVDFSDMDHAKFAEAAGGKGYTIKSASEVDAIVEEALAQDVPTIVDVYVDPNAAPLPGKIVNEEAFGYGKWAFRSITEDKHLDLDQIPPISVAAKRFI
- a CDS encoding LrgB family protein, yielding MNDYLQACLMILLTVVLYYFAKRLQQKYPNPFLNPALIASLGIIFVLLIFGISYNGYMKGGSWINHILNATVVCLAYPLYKNREKIKDNVSIIFASVLTGVMLNFMLVFLTLKAFGYSKDVIVTLLPRSITAAVGIEVSHELGGTDTMTVLFIITTGLIGSILGSMLLRFGRFESSIAKGLTYGNASHAFGTAKALEMDIESGAFSSIGMILTAVISSVLIPVLILLFY
- the cidA gene encoding holin-like murein hydrolase modulator CidA, encoding MQKVQLIIKLLLQLGIIIVITYIGTEIQKIFHLPLAGSIVGLFLFYLLLQFKIVPLSWVEDGANFLLKTMVFFFIPSVVGIMDVASEITLNYILFFAVIIIGTCIVALSSGFIAEKMFTKHKHRKGIDAYE
- the cidR gene encoding cidABC operon transcriptional activator CidR — protein: MDIKHMKYFIEVVKQGGMTNASKSLYIAQPTISKAIKDIENEMGTPLFDRSKRHLILTDAGQIFYEKSKEIVALYDYLPSEMERLNGLETGHINMGMSAVMNMKILINILGAFHQQYPNVTYNLIENGGKTIEQQIINDEVDIGVTTLPVDHHIFDYTTLDKEDLRLIVSREHRLAKYETVKLEDLAGEDFILFNKDFYLNDKIIENAKNVGFVPNTVAQISQWHVIEDLVTNELGISILPTSISEQLNGDVKLLRIEDAHVHWELGVVWKKDKQLSHATTKWIEFLKDRLG